The Accipiter gentilis chromosome 7, bAccGen1.1, whole genome shotgun sequence genome includes a region encoding these proteins:
- the LOC126040564 gene encoding methanethiol oxidase-like isoform X1 encodes MNGVYFPVSSFEAKCGACGPGYATPLDAMKGPREEIVYLPCIYRNTGIEKPDYLATVDVDPKSPHYCQVIHRLPMPNLKDELHHSGWNACSSCFGDATKRRNRLILPSLISSRIYVVDVGTDLRAPRIHKIVEPVELFWKGNVANPHTSHCLGSGDILISCLGDPSGNGKGGFILLDGETFEVKGNWENGEKVPPLGYDFWYQPRHNVLMSTEWGAPKALADGFNPADVERGHYGCRINVWDWSTHTYIQAIDLGKGSIPLEIRFLHNPDAAEGFVGCALSGAVHRFYKTEKGDWAAEKVIQVPSKKVQGWLLPDMPGLITDILISLDDRFLYFSNWLHGDIRQYSISNTRKPKLVGQVFLGGSITKGGPVTVVEDKELQCQPEPFVIKGKRVPGGPQMIQLSLDGKRLYVTSSLYSGWDKQFYPDLVKEGSVMLQIDVDTERGGLKVNKNFLVDFGKEPEGPVLAHEIRYPGGDSTSDIWM; translated from the exons CAAAATGCGGAGCATGTGGTCCAGGATATGCAACTCCTCTGGATGCTATGAAAG GTCCCCGGGAGGAGATTGTGTATCTGCCTTGTATCTACAGAAACACTGGGATAGAGAAACCTGACTACCTGGCCACTGTGGATGTTGACCCCAAATCTCCACACTATTGTCAG GTGATCCATCGCCTGCCCATGCCGAATCTTAAGGATGAGCTCCATCATTCAGGGTGGAATGCCTGTAGCAGCTGCTTTGGGGATGCCACAAAGAGAAGAAATCGTCTGATTCTACCAAGTCTGATCTCTTCTCGAATTTATGTGGTGGATGTGGGAACAGACTTGCGAGCTCCTAGAATCCATAAG ATTGTTGAGCCAGTGGAGTTGTTCTGGAAGGGTAACGTGGCTAATCCTCACACCTCTCACTGTCTGGGCAGTGGTGACATCTTAATCAGCTGTTTGGGAGACCCTTCTGGCAATGGAAAAG GTGGCTTTATTTTGCTGGATGGAGAGACCTTtgaagtgaaaggaaattggGAGAATGGGGAAAAGGTACCCCCCCTGGGTTATGACTTCTGGTATCAGCCACGACACAATGTCCTGATGAGCACTGAATGGGGAGCCCCAAAAGCCTTGGCAGATGGGTTTAACCCAGCTGATGTAGAAAGAG GGCACTATGGCTGCCGCATTAATGTGTGGGACTGGAGCACTCACACCTACATTCAGGCAATTGACTTAGGGAAGGGCTCCATACCCTTGGAAATTCGATTCCTCCACAATCCGGATGCTGCAGAAGGGTTTGTTGGATGTGCTCTGAGTGGTGCAGTTCATCGGTTCTACAAGACAGAG AAAGGAGACTGGGCAGCAGAGAAGGTGATTCAAGTACCCAGCAAGAAGGTACAAGGATGGCTTCTCCCTGACATGCCTG GCCTTATTACTGATATCCTCATCTCGCTGGATGACAGGTTCCTGTATTTCAGCAACTGGCTGCATGGAGACATCCGCCAGTACAGTATCTCCAACACCCGCAAACCCAAGCTGGTGGGACAG GTGTTTCTGGGAGGCAGCATCACAAAAGGGGGGCCTGTAACTGTAGTGGAAGACAAGGAATTGCAGTGTCAGCCAGAGCCATTTGTGATCAAA GGGAAGAGGGTGCCAGGTGGACCTCAGATGATTCAGCTTAGTTTGGATGGGAAGAGATTGTATGTCACCAGCTCTCTCTACAGTGGATGGGACAAGCAGTTCTACCCCGATCTTGTCAA GGAAGGCTCTGTTATGCTGCAGATTGATGTGGATACTGAAAGAGGTGGATTGAAAGTGAATAAAAACTTCCTAGTGGATTTTGGGAAGGAA
- the LOC126040564 gene encoding methanethiol oxidase-like isoform X2 yields the protein MAKCGACGPGYATPLDAMKGPREEIVYLPCIYRNTGIEKPDYLATVDVDPKSPHYCQVIHRLPMPNLKDELHHSGWNACSSCFGDATKRRNRLILPSLISSRIYVVDVGTDLRAPRIHKIVEPVELFWKGNVANPHTSHCLGSGDILISCLGDPSGNGKGGFILLDGETFEVKGNWENGEKVPPLGYDFWYQPRHNVLMSTEWGAPKALADGFNPADVERGHYGCRINVWDWSTHTYIQAIDLGKGSIPLEIRFLHNPDAAEGFVGCALSGAVHRFYKTEKGDWAAEKVIQVPSKKVQGWLLPDMPGLITDILISLDDRFLYFSNWLHGDIRQYSISNTRKPKLVGQVFLGGSITKGGPVTVVEDKELQCQPEPFVIKGKRVPGGPQMIQLSLDGKRLYVTSSLYSGWDKQFYPDLVKEGSVMLQIDVDTERGGLKVNKNFLVDFGKEPEGPVLAHEIRYPGGDSTSDIWM from the exons CAAAATGCGGAGCATGTGGTCCAGGATATGCAACTCCTCTGGATGCTATGAAAG GTCCCCGGGAGGAGATTGTGTATCTGCCTTGTATCTACAGAAACACTGGGATAGAGAAACCTGACTACCTGGCCACTGTGGATGTTGACCCCAAATCTCCACACTATTGTCAG GTGATCCATCGCCTGCCCATGCCGAATCTTAAGGATGAGCTCCATCATTCAGGGTGGAATGCCTGTAGCAGCTGCTTTGGGGATGCCACAAAGAGAAGAAATCGTCTGATTCTACCAAGTCTGATCTCTTCTCGAATTTATGTGGTGGATGTGGGAACAGACTTGCGAGCTCCTAGAATCCATAAG ATTGTTGAGCCAGTGGAGTTGTTCTGGAAGGGTAACGTGGCTAATCCTCACACCTCTCACTGTCTGGGCAGTGGTGACATCTTAATCAGCTGTTTGGGAGACCCTTCTGGCAATGGAAAAG GTGGCTTTATTTTGCTGGATGGAGAGACCTTtgaagtgaaaggaaattggGAGAATGGGGAAAAGGTACCCCCCCTGGGTTATGACTTCTGGTATCAGCCACGACACAATGTCCTGATGAGCACTGAATGGGGAGCCCCAAAAGCCTTGGCAGATGGGTTTAACCCAGCTGATGTAGAAAGAG GGCACTATGGCTGCCGCATTAATGTGTGGGACTGGAGCACTCACACCTACATTCAGGCAATTGACTTAGGGAAGGGCTCCATACCCTTGGAAATTCGATTCCTCCACAATCCGGATGCTGCAGAAGGGTTTGTTGGATGTGCTCTGAGTGGTGCAGTTCATCGGTTCTACAAGACAGAG AAAGGAGACTGGGCAGCAGAGAAGGTGATTCAAGTACCCAGCAAGAAGGTACAAGGATGGCTTCTCCCTGACATGCCTG GCCTTATTACTGATATCCTCATCTCGCTGGATGACAGGTTCCTGTATTTCAGCAACTGGCTGCATGGAGACATCCGCCAGTACAGTATCTCCAACACCCGCAAACCCAAGCTGGTGGGACAG GTGTTTCTGGGAGGCAGCATCACAAAAGGGGGGCCTGTAACTGTAGTGGAAGACAAGGAATTGCAGTGTCAGCCAGAGCCATTTGTGATCAAA GGGAAGAGGGTGCCAGGTGGACCTCAGATGATTCAGCTTAGTTTGGATGGGAAGAGATTGTATGTCACCAGCTCTCTCTACAGTGGATGGGACAAGCAGTTCTACCCCGATCTTGTCAA GGAAGGCTCTGTTATGCTGCAGATTGATGTGGATACTGAAAGAGGTGGATTGAAAGTGAATAAAAACTTCCTAGTGGATTTTGGGAAGGAA